A region of the Synechococcus sp. PCC 7502 genome:
TCTCCCTGTAACTGGGTTAGTACCCTTAGCCACTTTACATAGCAGTGATCGAGTAGTGTTGCGGAGGTCAACATCGGAAAAATCGGCACCATCAATTACCGTCCCCACAAAGGAAGTGCCATAGACAAATGCCCCTTCTAGTACAGCATTGGTTAAATTAGCTCCATTCATTCTGGCTGTATCTAGGGTGCTATACCGCAGATCCGCTCCCGTGAAATCCGCAGCAGTCATATTGGCACCAAATAGACTAACTCCCGCTAGATTGGCATTGCGAAAATTAGCATTGTGCAGATCGGTTTTGTTAAATTGTGATCCCTGTAGCGCTTGCCCCGAAAAGTCTGCTCCCGCAAGAATGCGCTTATCAAAATCTTCGGCATACACAGGATTAATATTTATATTTAATGCGATCGCTAAGACGACCAAAAGTAACGCTAATATCCTAGTCAAAAATGAGTTTAAGGGCATAGTTAAAAGTATCTGCTAATACTGTTATTTTATCGCCAAATCAGCATGGCATCACCAAAGGAATAGAATCGATAATCTTGGGCGATCGCTTCTTTGTACAAGTCTAATAATTTCTCTCTGCTATTTAAAAAAGAAGCAACCAACATCATCAAACTGGACTTGGGTAAATGAAAATTGGTAATTAGTCCATCTAAAACCTGCCATTCATAGCCCGGGTAGATCATTAATCCTGTTTTACCTTTATAGGGCTGGAGCTTAGTTGTTTCCAAGGAACGGGCTGTCGTGGTACCAACCCCAATAATTCTGCCACCTTTTGCTTTAGCTGCTTGAATGGCGGCGATCGCGGTGGGGGAAACTTCGATCCATTCTTGGTGTAAATTGTGCTGGGTAATATCCTCGACTTCTACAGGACGAAAGGTGCCAACCCCAACATGCAGGGTGATGTAGGTATGAGCAACTCCTATATTGATTAATTCATCTAGTAATCTTTGGGTAAAATGTAGTCCTGCGGTGGGTGCGGCGATCGCTCCTTGGGTTTGGGCATAAATGGTTTGATATTGATCGGGTGTGGATTGCGAGTTAGTAATGTAAGGTGGTAACGGAATTTCTCCCAGTTCTGCCAGCATTTCCGTAAAGGTTTGGTCTGGGGGCAGTTCAAATAATAATTCTCTACCTTTAGTCACCTCATCTGTTCTAATTACTCTGGCTTTGAGGCGATCGCTAAATCTAATTTCACTACCCACAGGTAAACGCTTACCCGGTTTTACCAATGCTAACCACCGATTTAAACCCACAGGTTCGATTAACAAAATTTCGACGGCAACACCGTTAGGTTTTTGTCCATATAAGCGGGCGGGAATGACCTTAGTATTATTTAAAACCAATAAATCATGGGGACGCAGTAATTGGGGTAATTCATAAAAATGTCGATGCTCAAGATTACTAGCACCAACTACCATTAACTTTGAAGCATCCCTAGGCACAACTGGATTTTGGGCAATGCGATCACTTGGTAGCTCATAATTGTAATTACCAAGGTAAAGGTCAGAATCTATCATTTAAGTCTATAAAGGCTATTGAGCAGAACTTGGTTTTCGTGGGATAAGAGATGTGAGAGTATCAATGCTTGAATTACTAAGTATCATGGAACATAGAATTAGCAGATATAATGGGGTTATAGCAATAGAAATTTACACATTGCTGACAAGAAACAGTGGTATATAAAGAGTAAGGCATAAACAAATTTTAAGTTTGGGCTAACTTAATCAGCCGAATTACAGACAAATTACAGTCATTCTAAAAAATCTCCAGAGACATTTCCAATGCAATATTTAATGACGGATCTTCATCAGCGATTTATCGGATCACTAAATCGTAGTACTCCCCTTGTGATTGGTGAGACTCTTGAAGTTGGTGAACCCGACTCAGTTAAATCCTATACCGTGGTCAGTATTGATGCCTCCCGTAGTCGTGATCAAAATGTTAAATCTGTAACCGTAATCGTTAATTCCCTCTCTTCAACTAAAGCTGTGGAATAAAGTGGAATAAACATAAGGAATGGAGTCGCAGTATAGATTATTCACCCAACCATCCCCGTAAATTCTCCTGCTGGATTAAGTTAGGTTTTTTGATCTGAGAGACCAAAAAGCGATCGCATCTAGGATTTTCTAACTTTAAAAGCACTTGTTTTAACTGATCTTGTTTAAATAGGGTAATCGTAATTTCCGTATTTGCTTGGAAGTCTTGGAGGCGATCGCTAAAGGATTCAGGGGTAACTCGAAAGTTATTGATTGCTAAAATTTCATCATTGGGATCAATTCCTACCAGTTGAGCAGGAGAATTTGCATCCACAGATTTAACCACAGCCGTACCATTGTTAGAACGCACGGATATACCCGTATAAACTGACTTTTGGGCATAGCCAGAA
Encoded here:
- a CDS encoding pentapeptide repeat-containing protein, producing MPLNSFLTRILALLLVVLAIALNININPVYAEDFDKRILAGADFSGQALQGSQFNKTDLHNANFRNANLAGVSLFGANMTAADFTGADLRYSTLDTARMNGANLTNAVLEGAFVYGTSFVGTVIDGADFSDVDLRNTTRSLLCKVAKGTNPVTGRDTRETLECED
- the queA gene encoding tRNA preQ1(34) S-adenosylmethionine ribosyltransferase-isomerase QueA, translated to MIDSDLYLGNYNYELPSDRIAQNPVVPRDASKLMVVGASNLEHRHFYELPQLLRPHDLLVLNNTKVIPARLYGQKPNGVAVEILLIEPVGLNRWLALVKPGKRLPVGSEIRFSDRLKARVIRTDEVTKGRELLFELPPDQTFTEMLAELGEIPLPPYITNSQSTPDQYQTIYAQTQGAIAAPTAGLHFTQRLLDELINIGVAHTYITLHVGVGTFRPVEVEDITQHNLHQEWIEVSPTAIAAIQAAKAKGGRIIGVGTTTARSLETTKLQPYKGKTGLMIYPGYEWQVLDGLITNFHLPKSSLMMLVASFLNSREKLLDLYKEAIAQDYRFYSFGDAMLIWR